Proteins encoded together in one Triticum dicoccoides isolate Atlit2015 ecotype Zavitan chromosome 7B, WEW_v2.0, whole genome shotgun sequence window:
- the LOC119337144 gene encoding GDSL esterase/lipase At5g03600-like, whose translation MKLLPATLGLVLVLLLVLNPNGVEARPAPTDGHQKKPSSNTFFVFGDDFADNGNLPPTNPVTEMSRQWAYPYGSGYVDADGFPRPNTPSGRFSNYKIQSDFIATMLGLEEAPPAHAHTAEKTCDPSGMTFAYGGSGVFDSTSNDVPTLAKQVETFKKMVKDMTITKKQLSGSVALVAFSGNDYASTGVIGLTNPKDINAYIGKVTKEIVANVEQLQKIGVKKVLVNNLHPIGCTPSQTRTNNYTACDIFGNLGASIHNSNLKQVMEAKKNVHIIDLYTAFTNIVDHVPGKGSELSKQFKRKMSPCCESLNSKGYCGEQGESSELLYNVCDKSNNFFYWDDMHPTHAGWEAVMKQLERPLREFIDQD comes from the exons ATGAAGCTTCTTCCGGCCACCCTCGGCCTCGTCTTAGTCCTCCTCCTCGTTCTGAATCCCAATGGTGTCGAGGCCCGGCCTGCGCCTACCGATGGCCATCAGAAAAAGCCGTCGAGCAACACCTTCTTCGTCTTCGGGGATGACTTCGCCGACAACGGGAACCTCCCTCCGACCAACCCTGTTACCGAGATGTCGCGGCAGTGGGCCTACCCCTACGGCTCCGGCTACGTTGACGCCGATGGGTTTCCGCGGCCGAATACTCCGTCCGGCCGCTTCTCAAACTACAAGATCCAATCAGATTTCATCG CAACAATGTTGGGCTTGGAGGAAGCCCCTCCGGCGCATGCTCACACGGCAGAGAAAACCTGCGACCCCTCGGGCATGACCTTTGCTTATGGTGGCTCTGGGGTGTTTGATAGTACGTCAAACGATGTCCCCACCCTCGCCAAGCAGGTGGAGACTTTCAAGAAGATGGTCAAGGACATGACCATCACAAAGAAGCAATTGAGTGGCTCCGTAGCGCTCGTGGCCTTCTCCGGCAATGATTATgcaagcaccggcgtcatcggccTAACTAACCCCAAGGAT ATCAATGCTTATATTGGGAAGGTGACCAAGGAGATTGTGGCCAATGTGGAGCAGTTGCAGAAGATTGGGGTGAAAAAAGTTCTCGTGAACAACTTGCACCCCATCGGTTGCACGCCATCACAAACTCGAACCAACAACTACACCGCATGCGATATCTTTGGGAATTTGGGCGCATCGATCCATAACAGTAACTTGAAACAAGTGATGGAGGCAAAGAAAAATGTCCACATTATTGATCTATACACCGCGTTCACAAATATTGTGGATCATGTGCCGG GTAAAGGCTCAGAGCTATCCAAACAGTTCAAGCGCAAGATGTCGCCGTGTTGCGAGAGCTTGAATTCAAAGGGTTACTGTGGAGAACAGGGCGAGTCATCGGAGCTTCTTTACAATGTGTGTGATAAGTCCAACAATTTTTTCTACTGGGACGACATGCACCCGACGCATGCCGGGTGGGAGGCGGTCATGAAGCAGTTGGAAAGGCCTCTGAGAGAGTTTATAGATCAAGACTAG